The following coding sequences are from one Equus caballus isolate H_3958 breed thoroughbred chromosome 27, TB-T2T, whole genome shotgun sequence window:
- the DEFA5L gene encoding Paneth cell-specific alpha-defensin 5L precursor (The RefSeq protein has 2 substitutions compared to this genomic sequence), translated as MRTLTLLAALLRLALQVQTQSLEETADQVPAQDQPGAEAQDMTISFAGDERSAREASKRPIVCTCRRPWSCRLGERHSGTCRDGQGLIYRLCCRR; from the exons ATGAGGACCCTCACCCTCCTTGCTGCCCTTCTCCTCTTGGCCCTCCAGGTCCAGACTCAGAGTCTTGAAGAGACAGCCGACCAGGTTCCTGCCCAGGACCAGCCTGGGGCCGAGGCCCAGGACATGACCATCTCCTTTGCAGGGGATGAACGCTCCGCTCGAGAGGCTTCAAAAA GACCAATCGTCTGCACGTGCAGACGCCCCTGGAGCTGTCGTTTGGGTGAACGCCACTCTGGGACCTGTAGAGACAGTCAAGGCCTCATTTACAGGCTCTGCTGTCGTCGCTGA